In Streptomyces sp. P3, one DNA window encodes the following:
- a CDS encoding cytochrome P450, which yields MAQQGTSDALDSTPGVGFRLERPPSVEPDGGVTLLAWAARMREEQPVWRDGSGHVHVFRHADVQRILADTATFSSDTVGRLSGGEKQAPRGTLLLLDPPLHGKMRRLVSRAFTPGLITGLEPWITELTGQLLDAAPENAFDLVDVLANPLPVTVIARMLGVPTEDRDRFQSWADQLLSTDPDDPESVRRMEETAVTISAYLQGFIEARRKEPSGDLLSTLVGAELDGERLEDEDIASFATLLLLAGHITTSVLVGNALLCLDRDPELLERVRADRSLIPAVIEETLRLRPPFTRIERVTTTAATVAGTDVGPDTLVHLWLLSANRDERVFEDADAFRPDRSNARQAAFGHGIHYCIGAPLARLEGRIALDALLDRYARIGVDPAVRLSWHGTNVFGARHLPLRVHHA from the coding sequence GTGGCGCAGCAAGGCACCTCGGACGCGCTCGATTCGACACCCGGGGTCGGGTTCCGGCTCGAACGCCCGCCGTCCGTCGAGCCCGACGGCGGCGTCACGTTGCTGGCCTGGGCGGCGCGGATGCGCGAGGAGCAGCCGGTGTGGCGGGACGGCAGCGGTCATGTGCACGTGTTCCGCCACGCGGACGTGCAGCGGATTCTCGCCGACACGGCGACGTTCTCCTCGGACACGGTGGGCCGGCTGTCGGGCGGTGAGAAGCAGGCCCCGCGCGGCACGCTGCTGCTCCTGGACCCGCCGCTGCACGGCAAGATGCGCCGCCTCGTCAGCCGGGCGTTCACCCCGGGCCTGATCACCGGCCTCGAGCCGTGGATCACCGAACTCACCGGGCAACTGCTGGACGCCGCACCTGAGAACGCCTTCGATCTCGTGGACGTCCTGGCCAACCCGCTGCCGGTGACGGTCATCGCGCGCATGCTGGGTGTCCCGACCGAGGACCGCGACAGGTTCCAGAGCTGGGCGGACCAACTGCTGTCCACCGATCCGGACGATCCCGAGAGCGTGCGCCGGATGGAGGAGACCGCGGTCACCATCTCCGCCTATCTCCAGGGCTTCATCGAGGCCCGGCGCAAGGAGCCGAGCGGCGATCTGCTGAGCACCCTGGTCGGGGCCGAACTCGACGGCGAGCGGCTGGAGGACGAGGACATCGCGAGTTTCGCGACGCTGCTGCTGCTCGCCGGGCACATCACCACGTCGGTGCTCGTCGGCAACGCGCTGCTGTGCCTGGACCGCGATCCGGAGCTGCTGGAACGGGTGCGTGCGGACCGTTCGCTGATACCGGCGGTGATCGAGGAGACGCTGCGGCTGCGCCCGCCGTTCACCCGGATCGAGCGGGTCACCACGACCGCGGCCACCGTCGCCGGGACGGACGTCGGACCCGACACCCTGGTTCATCTGTGGCTGCTGTCCGCCAACCGCGACGAACGGGTCTTCGAGGACGCTGACGCGTTCCGCCCGGACCGTTCCAACGCCCGGCAGGCCGCCTTCGGACACGGCATCCACTACTGCATCGGGGCGCCGCTGGCCCGGCTCGAGGGCCGGATCGCCCTCGACGCCCTGCTGGACCGATACGCCCGCATCGGCGTCGATCCCGCGGTGCGGCTCAGCTGGCACGGGACCAACGTCTTCGGCGCCCGGCACCTGCCCCTGCGTGTGCACCACGCCTGA
- a CDS encoding cytochrome P450 — protein sequence MKTRPDPPVIPSERGRCPFDPPAEYARLRAEQPVSPVTFEVAPKDTSGWLVTRHDLVRQILADDRFSHRNELLAHVVAPPFPMTEYAPQPSPPGSFAKMDAPDHTKYRRLLAGHFTLRRIQQYEPQLTRIVDGALAEMAAEGSPVDLVTGFAEKVSLRSVCSLMDVSPELMDGIQEHFSALMTLTYTLEEFIHHVESMDGLIRPMVRERTVERGQDFFGRLAATGELTEDELVNLAVLTLGGSLDTTPNMLSLSVFALLENPDQLALLRERPELYEAGAVDELLRYLTISQMGSSRCALEDVEIGDTVIRAGQTVVLALPAANRDPEVFTDPDRLDVTRVPRKHLALGFGAHQCLGQHLARASLRIGLRALFERFPSLRLAAPAEEVPLRDRAVHYGVDRLLVSWS from the coding sequence ATGAAGACCAGGCCCGACCCGCCCGTGATCCCCTCGGAACGGGGCAGGTGCCCGTTCGACCCGCCCGCCGAGTACGCGCGGCTGCGCGCCGAGCAGCCGGTCAGCCCGGTCACCTTCGAGGTGGCGCCGAAGGACACCTCCGGCTGGCTGGTGACCCGGCACGACCTGGTCCGGCAGATCCTCGCCGACGACCGCTTCAGCCACCGCAACGAGTTGCTGGCGCATGTGGTCGCTCCGCCGTTCCCGATGACCGAGTACGCGCCGCAGCCCTCCCCGCCGGGCTCGTTCGCGAAGATGGACGCCCCCGACCACACCAAGTACCGGCGGCTGCTGGCGGGTCACTTCACGCTGCGGCGCATCCAGCAGTACGAGCCGCAGCTGACGCGGATCGTGGACGGGGCGCTGGCGGAGATGGCCGCCGAAGGCTCCCCCGTCGACCTGGTCACCGGCTTCGCGGAGAAGGTCAGCCTGCGCTCGGTGTGCTCGTTGATGGACGTCTCGCCGGAACTGATGGACGGCATCCAGGAGCATTTCTCGGCGCTGATGACCCTCACGTACACGCTGGAGGAGTTCATCCACCACGTGGAGTCGATGGACGGGCTCATCCGGCCGATGGTGCGGGAGCGGACGGTGGAGCGGGGCCAGGACTTCTTCGGCCGGCTCGCGGCGACCGGCGAGCTGACCGAGGACGAACTGGTCAACCTCGCCGTCCTCACGCTGGGCGGCTCGCTCGACACCACGCCGAACATGCTGTCCCTCAGTGTCTTCGCCCTGCTGGAGAACCCGGACCAGCTGGCGCTGCTGCGGGAACGGCCGGAGCTGTACGAGGCCGGCGCGGTGGACGAACTGCTGCGGTATCTGACGATCTCCCAGATGGGTTCCAGCCGGTGCGCGCTGGAGGACGTGGAGATCGGCGACACCGTGATCAGGGCGGGGCAGACGGTGGTCCTGGCGCTGCCCGCCGCCAACCGCGACCCCGAGGTCTTCACCGACCCCGATCGGCTCGACGTCACCCGCGTCCCCCGCAAACACCTCGCGCTGGGCTTCGGCGCACACCAGTGCCTGGGGCAGCACCTGGCACGGGCCAGCCTGCGCATCGGACTGCGCGCCCTGTTCGAGCGCTTCCCGTCGCTGCGGCTGGCGGCGCCGGCCGAGGAGGTACCGCTGCGCGACCGGGCCGTGCACTACGGCGTGGACCGACTGCTCGTGTCCTGGAGCTGA
- a CDS encoding acyltransferase produces the protein MAVARKDSARRAAGKGRPAFRTTVDSRVERVHTVRAGAADGARIRLTGYDLLTGPWYTPLTFFYRGTLDGAALRDSLARTLRRYPLLAGRLERDADGGLSVLCNDAGVRFTEAFCPDPMREYGHGLRAEPVIGKLLREVSAFGVVGRDTPLLKIRLTRMEGGGSVLGVLVNHSLADGGSTLAFLESWSREHLGLPWEEPGHDRAALDGLGRLSTDSATLEARAFVGVGRVRHLTTTLRVGVNKLATVTTRFGAAELAALKAEAQRTLPGPDAWVSTNDALTAHLWQVLSELRGRPADAVEWLGLIVGAQSRLGDALPSSYWGNCVSNSWTSLDAGRLRESPLGAVARDVRRCLESNTEDKIRDEIAFLGSYRRRGVSRHVMSVRAPDVSTTSLSVNNWSQFPLYRIDLGAGRPFWYEFPDLPVPTVHIAPTPEDDAGRDVYLCLPEAEAALAGTAPWRERLHSRSGTSVGS, from the coding sequence ATGGCCGTGGCACGGAAGGACTCCGCGCGCCGCGCGGCGGGAAAGGGCCGTCCCGCGTTCCGCACCACTGTCGACAGCCGTGTGGAGCGCGTGCACACCGTGCGGGCCGGTGCGGCCGACGGCGCACGGATCCGGCTGACCGGCTACGACCTGCTGACCGGTCCGTGGTACACACCGCTGACGTTCTTCTACCGCGGCACCCTCGACGGCGCGGCGCTGCGCGACTCGCTGGCGCGCACGCTGCGCCGCTACCCCCTGCTGGCGGGGCGTCTGGAGCGGGACGCGGACGGCGGACTGAGCGTGCTCTGCAATGACGCGGGCGTCCGGTTCACCGAGGCGTTCTGCCCCGACCCGATGCGCGAGTACGGTCACGGTCTGCGCGCCGAGCCGGTCATCGGGAAGTTGTTGCGCGAAGTGAGCGCCTTCGGCGTGGTGGGCCGTGACACGCCGCTGCTGAAGATACGGCTGACCCGGATGGAGGGCGGCGGCTCCGTTCTCGGCGTGCTCGTCAACCACAGCCTCGCGGACGGCGGCAGCACCCTCGCCTTCCTGGAGAGCTGGTCGCGCGAGCACCTCGGGCTGCCGTGGGAGGAACCCGGTCACGACCGCGCGGCGCTGGACGGGCTCGGCCGGCTGTCCACGGACTCCGCCACCCTGGAGGCGCGGGCGTTCGTGGGTGTGGGCCGGGTCCGGCACCTGACGACGACGCTGCGGGTGGGCGTCAACAAGCTCGCGACCGTCACGACCCGGTTCGGTGCGGCGGAACTGGCCGCGCTCAAGGCCGAGGCCCAGCGGACCCTGCCCGGACCGGACGCGTGGGTGTCGACGAACGACGCGCTCACCGCGCACCTTTGGCAGGTACTGAGCGAACTGCGGGGCCGTCCGGCCGACGCCGTGGAGTGGCTCGGGCTGATCGTCGGCGCACAGAGCCGGCTGGGCGACGCCCTGCCGTCGTCGTACTGGGGCAACTGCGTCAGCAACAGCTGGACCTCGCTCGACGCCGGCCGGTTGCGCGAGTCACCGCTGGGAGCCGTGGCGAGGGACGTGCGGCGCTGCCTGGAGAGCAACACCGAGGACAAGATCCGCGACGAGATAGCCTTCCTCGGCTCCTACCGGCGCAGGGGTGTGTCCCGGCACGTGATGTCGGTACGGGCCCCCGACGTGTCGACGACGTCCCTGTCGGTCAACAACTGGTCGCAGTTCCCGCTGTACCGGATCGACCTCGGCGCCGGACGCCCCTTCTGGTACGAGTTCCCCGACCTGCCGGTACCGACGGTGCACATCGCGCCCACGCCCGAGGATGACGCCGGACGTGACGTGTACCTGTGTCTGCCCGAGGCCGAAGCCGCTCTGGCGGGCACCGCGCCGTGGCGGGAGCGGTTGCACAGCCGCAGCGGAACATCCGTCGGATCATGA
- a CDS encoding activator-dependent family glycosyltransferase: MRVLFAGLPEKSHVFTMVPLAWALTAAGHEVLMANAPSLNETVTGTGLVAAPIGTDHHLHHDMAMARESQDADVANWSRLGYGDVDHASLVERYAVSVPYGFARYNDPILDDLVALARDWRPDLVVHDPIAYAGGIAARACGAAHARLLWSADVYGQARATFVELARDVPEDRRADPLADWIDERGRAYGVRCDEELLNGHFTLDTLPPSLRPPSELHQVSMRYVPHNGPAVQWEWLREKPKRPRVCVTLGRTNTEAYGGDYVDVANLLRALSRLDAEIVAALMPEQAEELDDLPTNVLAVSEVALSTLLPTCSAVVHHGGWGSFSTALVNAVPQLAMSTLVADQELRGRSLEDAGAGFFLHHTDADPDRVTDLTGRLLEDPSHAAAARRLRDESAAMPTPHAIVPELERLAAAR, encoded by the coding sequence ATGCGCGTCCTGTTCGCCGGCCTGCCGGAGAAGTCGCACGTCTTCACGATGGTGCCGCTGGCCTGGGCCCTGACGGCCGCTGGGCACGAGGTGCTGATGGCCAACGCGCCGTCACTGAACGAGACGGTCACCGGCACCGGGCTGGTGGCCGCACCGATCGGCACGGACCACCACCTCCACCACGACATGGCCATGGCCCGTGAGTCACAGGACGCGGACGTGGCGAACTGGAGCCGCCTCGGATACGGCGACGTCGACCACGCGAGCCTGGTCGAGCGGTACGCCGTCAGCGTCCCGTACGGGTTCGCCCGCTACAACGATCCGATCCTCGACGACCTCGTCGCACTCGCGCGGGACTGGCGGCCCGATCTCGTGGTGCACGACCCGATCGCCTACGCGGGCGGCATCGCCGCGCGGGCCTGCGGCGCCGCACACGCGCGCCTGCTGTGGTCCGCGGACGTCTACGGCCAGGCCCGCGCCACGTTCGTCGAGCTGGCCCGGGACGTGCCCGAGGACCGGCGTGCCGACCCGCTGGCCGACTGGATCGACGAACGCGGACGCGCCTACGGGGTGCGGTGCGACGAAGAACTGCTCAACGGGCACTTCACCCTCGACACCCTGCCGCCGAGCCTGCGCCCGCCGAGCGAACTGCACCAGGTCTCGATGCGGTACGTCCCCCACAACGGCCCCGCGGTGCAGTGGGAATGGCTGCGCGAGAAGCCCAAAAGGCCCCGCGTCTGCGTCACTCTGGGCCGCACCAACACCGAGGCCTACGGCGGGGACTACGTCGACGTCGCGAACCTGCTGCGCGCCCTGTCACGGCTGGATGCCGAGATCGTCGCGGCCCTCATGCCCGAACAGGCCGAGGAACTCGACGACCTGCCCACAAACGTCCTGGCCGTCAGCGAAGTGGCGCTCAGCACGCTGCTGCCGACGTGTTCCGCCGTGGTCCACCACGGAGGCTGGGGCTCGTTCTCCACCGCTCTCGTCAACGCGGTGCCGCAGCTCGCGATGTCCACCCTCGTCGCCGACCAGGAACTGCGCGGCCGGTCCCTGGAGGACGCCGGCGCCGGATTCTTCCTGCATCACACCGATGCCGACCCCGACCGGGTCACGGACCTCACCGGACGGCTCCTGGAGGACCCCTCCCACGCCGCCGCCGCCCGCAGGCTGCGCGACGAGTCCGCAGCCATGCCCACCCCGCACGCCATCGTCCCGGAACTCGAACGTCTCGCCGCGGCCCGCTGA
- a CDS encoding NAD(P)-dependent oxidoreductase: MPEVGALGRPDGADGSSGRVLVLGATGFVGRHVGIALERAGYEVIAVARHPRKTPASWRFHPMDLAGAEPRALVELIDEAHPVAVVNAAGEVWSPTADRMRHSNELLVERLLAALAAAGPRPRLVQLGSVHEYSPQPRGVWLTESSPEEPVTGYGRSKLHGTRAVLRAVGTGAADAVVLRLSNVIGAGTPRGSLLGQVATQLLEGTAEGRTAEVRVSPLRSSRDFVDAQDVSRAVVAALRSPGATGRVVNVASGVSQPVRDMVDLLISISGRRARLVERPVTQSRSLKDADWMAVDVSAARAVLGWRPRRTPHDMVQDLWRAAAGQQDGSVGR; encoded by the coding sequence ATGCCGGAGGTCGGTGCGCTGGGGCGGCCGGACGGTGCGGACGGGAGCTCGGGCCGCGTGCTGGTGCTCGGCGCGACGGGATTCGTCGGCCGTCATGTGGGGATCGCCCTGGAGCGGGCCGGTTACGAGGTTATCGCCGTCGCCCGCCACCCCCGCAAGACCCCGGCGTCCTGGCGCTTCCACCCCATGGATCTGGCCGGTGCCGAGCCCCGGGCGCTGGTCGAGCTGATCGACGAGGCGCACCCCGTCGCCGTGGTGAACGCCGCCGGAGAGGTGTGGTCGCCCACCGCCGACCGGATGCGCCACAGCAACGAGTTGCTGGTGGAGCGGCTCCTCGCGGCGCTGGCGGCCGCCGGCCCCAGGCCGCGGCTGGTACAGCTGGGCTCGGTGCACGAGTACAGCCCGCAGCCCCGGGGGGTGTGGCTCACGGAGTCCTCCCCGGAGGAACCGGTCACCGGCTACGGACGGTCGAAGCTGCACGGCACGCGTGCGGTGCTGCGGGCCGTCGGGACCGGCGCGGCGGACGCGGTGGTGCTGCGGCTGTCGAACGTCATCGGCGCCGGCACTCCGCGCGGGAGTCTGCTCGGGCAGGTGGCCACGCAACTGCTCGAGGGAACAGCCGAGGGACGTACGGCCGAGGTGCGGGTGTCGCCGCTGCGCAGCAGCCGTGACTTCGTCGACGCGCAGGACGTGTCCCGGGCCGTCGTCGCCGCGCTGCGCTCCCCCGGCGCCACCGGGCGCGTGGTGAACGTCGCGAGCGGCGTCTCGCAGCCCGTCCGGGACATGGTGGACCTGCTGATCTCCATCAGCGGCCGCCGGGCCCGGCTCGTGGAGCGTCCCGTGACGCAGTCGCGATCGCTCAAGGACGCCGACTGGATGGCCGTGGACGTGTCGGCCGCGCGCGCTGTCCTCGGGTGGCGGCCGCGACGCACGCCCCACGACATGGTGCAGGACCTGTGGCGTGCCGCGGCGGGGCAGCAGGACGGGTCGGTCGGCCGTTGA
- a CDS encoding macrolide family glycosyltransferase, which produces MTPGAPTPARHYALLLFADFGHIAPTLGVARELLARGHRVTYVVDERFGPLVEDCGARAVTYVSARGDFYRAADPSPDRLARDGYDLLVDTVRTVFPAALEALAADPPDVVLYDFETVAAGRVAARVLDAVPVQVCPSHAANETFSLRAQMWDPGHPLMAEGASVLIGFMGEHGIGLDEMGRYGTEWDTHNLVFLPRAFQIEGDGFDDRFAFVGPVFTEPEPGLWSPPDEGRRVALVSLGTESGDRGDFFRLCAEAFSPTEWHVVMTLGRDSDPGLLGSLPAHVEAHPWLPHPAVLPHADVFVCHAGMGSIMESLFYGTPVVALPRAHELALSAERLQERGVGRALARTGLTAGRLAGTVGELLADPGGPAALASMQEAVRTAGGAARAADLLQTWAARVPATPTRG; this is translated from the coding sequence ATGACGCCCGGCGCCCCCACGCCCGCCCGCCACTACGCCCTGCTGCTGTTCGCCGACTTCGGCCACATCGCCCCCACGCTGGGAGTGGCCCGTGAACTCCTCGCCCGCGGCCACCGCGTCACCTACGTCGTGGACGAGCGGTTCGGACCGCTCGTGGAGGACTGCGGCGCCCGCGCCGTCACCTACGTCTCCGCGCGCGGCGACTTCTACCGCGCCGCCGACCCCAGCCCGGACCGGCTCGCCCGTGACGGCTACGACCTCCTCGTCGACACCGTGCGCACCGTCTTCCCCGCCGCACTGGAGGCCCTGGCAGCCGATCCGCCCGACGTGGTGCTCTACGACTTCGAGACGGTCGCCGCCGGCCGTGTGGCCGCGCGTGTCCTGGACGCGGTGCCGGTCCAGGTCTGCCCCAGTCACGCCGCCAACGAGACCTTCTCCCTGCGCGCCCAGATGTGGGACCCCGGGCATCCGCTGATGGCCGAGGGGGCCAGTGTGCTCATCGGCTTCATGGGCGAACACGGCATCGGACTGGACGAGATGGGCCGGTACGGCACCGAGTGGGACACCCACAACCTGGTCTTCCTGCCGCGCGCCTTCCAGATCGAGGGGGACGGCTTCGACGACCGGTTCGCTTTCGTGGGCCCCGTCTTCACCGAGCCCGAACCAGGCCTCTGGTCGCCGCCGGACGAGGGGCGCCGCGTCGCCCTGGTGTCACTGGGTACGGAGTCGGGGGACCGGGGCGACTTCTTCCGCCTGTGCGCCGAGGCTTTCTCGCCGACCGAGTGGCATGTCGTCATGACGCTGGGCCGCGACAGCGACCCCGGGCTCCTCGGGTCGCTGCCGGCGCACGTCGAGGCGCACCCCTGGCTGCCGCACCCCGCAGTGCTGCCGCACGCCGACGTGTTCGTGTGCCACGCGGGCATGGGCAGCATCATGGAGTCCCTGTTCTACGGCACGCCCGTGGTGGCGCTTCCCCGCGCGCACGAACTGGCGCTGAGCGCAGAGCGGCTGCAGGAGCGGGGGGTCGGACGAGCCCTGGCCCGGACCGGTCTGACCGCGGGGCGTCTCGCCGGCACGGTGGGGGAGTTGCTCGCCGATCCCGGCGGACCCGCGGCCCTCGCCTCGATGCAGGAGGCAGTCCGCACGGCAGGGGGCGCCGCCCGCGCCGCCGACCTGCTGCAGACGTGGGCGGCGCGGGTGCCGGCGACGCCCACGCGCGGCTGA
- a CDS encoding dTDP-4-dehydrorhamnose 3,5-epimerase family protein gives MKVREMAVPDAYHITPHQFRDERGSFYESFRCDRLADEIGRPVPVAQVNYSVSRRSTLRGLHGTLLSSGQAKVVCVVRGAVLDIVVDLRVGSPTWGVHEANWLSAESGETLFVAEGLMHGFLALTDDTCVSYLCSTEFVPGTQVDVDPLDPDLALPWSLSETPLMSVKDSAAISVAEARDTGLLAPYEDCLTYYEALRADAR, from the coding sequence ATGAAGGTTCGAGAGATGGCCGTGCCGGACGCCTACCACATCACGCCGCATCAGTTCCGTGACGAACGCGGCAGTTTCTACGAGTCGTTCCGGTGCGACCGGCTGGCCGACGAGATCGGCCGTCCGGTGCCCGTGGCTCAGGTGAACTACTCCGTCTCGCGCCGCAGCACCCTGCGCGGGCTGCACGGCACACTGCTGTCGTCCGGGCAGGCCAAAGTGGTGTGCGTGGTGCGCGGCGCCGTCCTCGACATCGTCGTGGATCTGAGGGTCGGCTCCCCCACGTGGGGGGTGCACGAGGCGAACTGGCTGTCCGCGGAGTCGGGCGAGACGCTGTTCGTCGCCGAGGGGCTGATGCACGGGTTCCTCGCGCTCACCGACGACACCTGTGTGTCGTATCTGTGTTCCACCGAGTTCGTGCCCGGAACGCAGGTGGACGTCGACCCTCTCGACCCTGATCTCGCCCTGCCCTGGAGCCTGTCGGAGACCCCGTTGATGTCGGTGAAGGACTCGGCGGCGATCTCCGTGGCCGAGGCCCGGGACACCGGGCTCCTGGCCCCCTACGAGGACTGCCTGACGTACTACGAGGCGCTCCGGGCGGATGCCCGCTGA
- a CDS encoding AfsR/SARP family transcriptional regulator, with the protein MLTWRTLGPLRVSADGRDVTPTAPKVRQVLALLLARHDTVVPLAALTSELWAGRPPRSATATVQTYAYQLRKALHGDEDPGPVESGPLVTHAHGYLLRVRPGACDAEAFAQLTGRARTALADGDPAGAVVLLDQALLLWDGPPFADVAPGPALHGHVLRLNELHLQAEELRITAGLHLGRHRDLVGELKELACAHPLHEWFQGSLIIALERCGRRSEALDVYRRLSTHLRDELGLDPSPGLQRLRQHVLTDRVSTADLDLLPG; encoded by the coding sequence GTGCTGACCTGGCGCACTCTGGGTCCGCTGCGGGTCTCGGCCGACGGCCGGGACGTCACCCCGACGGCGCCGAAGGTCCGCCAGGTGCTGGCCCTGTTGCTCGCCCGGCACGACACGGTCGTCCCGCTGGCCGCGCTGACATCGGAACTGTGGGCGGGGCGCCCGCCGCGCAGCGCCACCGCCACCGTGCAGACGTACGCGTACCAGTTGCGCAAGGCGCTGCACGGCGACGAGGACCCCGGGCCGGTCGAGAGCGGCCCGCTCGTCACCCACGCCCACGGATACCTGCTGCGGGTCCGACCCGGCGCATGCGACGCGGAGGCGTTCGCACAGCTCACCGGCCGGGCCCGGACGGCACTCGCCGACGGCGACCCGGCCGGCGCCGTCGTGCTGCTCGACCAGGCCCTGCTGCTGTGGGACGGACCGCCGTTCGCGGACGTCGCGCCCGGACCGGCACTGCACGGGCACGTCCTGCGGCTGAACGAACTCCACCTTCAGGCCGAGGAACTGCGCATCACCGCCGGCCTGCACCTGGGCCGACACCGCGACCTCGTCGGCGAGTTGAAGGAACTCGCCTGCGCGCACCCGCTGCACGAGTGGTTCCAGGGCTCGCTCATCATCGCCCTGGAACGGTGCGGCAGGCGGAGCGAGGCGCTCGACGTCTACCGGCGGCTGAGCACGCACCTGCGGGACGAGCTGGGACTGGATCCCTCACCGGGCCTGCAGCGTCTGCGCCAGCATGTGCTGACCGATCGGGTCAGCACGGCCGATCTGGACCTGCTGCCCGGCTGA
- the rfbB gene encoding dTDP-glucose 4,6-dehydratase → MSQTRILVTGGAGFIGSHYVRTLLGPLGPDDVTVTVLDAFTYAANLANLDPVADSDRYRLVVGDICDDGLADRLMAEHDQVVHFAAESHVDRSLASATEFVRSNVLGTQTLLDAALRHGVGRFVHISTDEVYGSIAEGSCSEEQPLHPNSPYAASKASSDLIALAYHRSHGLDVRVTRCSNNYGHHQFPEKIIPLFVTRLLAGKTVPLYGDGLNVRDWLHVDDHIRAVELVRTRGRAGEVYNIGGGTELDNRGLTGLLLEACGADWDSVEYVTDRKGHDRRYSVDWRKAHVELGYKPRTDFAEGLAETVAWYRDNPGVWGRAVRPDPTTGAAAC, encoded by the coding sequence ATGAGTCAGACGCGCATCCTGGTGACCGGCGGTGCCGGCTTCATCGGTTCCCACTACGTCCGGACCCTGCTCGGCCCCCTCGGCCCCGACGACGTCACCGTCACCGTCCTCGACGCCTTCACCTACGCGGCCAACCTGGCCAACCTCGACCCGGTGGCGGACTCCGACCGCTACCGGCTCGTCGTCGGCGACATCTGCGACGACGGCCTGGCGGACCGGCTGATGGCCGAGCACGACCAGGTGGTGCACTTCGCCGCCGAGTCCCACGTCGACCGTTCCCTGGCCAGCGCCACCGAGTTCGTGCGCTCCAACGTCCTGGGTACCCAGACCCTGCTGGACGCCGCCCTGCGGCACGGCGTCGGCCGGTTCGTGCACATCTCCACCGACGAGGTCTACGGCTCCATCGCCGAGGGCTCCTGCTCCGAGGAGCAGCCGCTGCACCCCAACTCGCCGTACGCCGCCTCCAAGGCGTCCAGTGACCTGATCGCCCTCGCCTACCACCGTTCCCACGGCCTGGACGTCCGGGTCACCCGGTGCTCGAACAACTACGGACACCATCAGTTCCCCGAGAAGATCATCCCCCTGTTCGTCACCCGCCTGCTCGCGGGAAAGACGGTCCCGCTCTACGGCGACGGCCTGAACGTGCGCGACTGGCTGCACGTCGACGACCACATCCGCGCCGTCGAGCTGGTCCGCACCCGAGGCCGTGCCGGCGAGGTCTACAACATCGGCGGCGGCACCGAACTCGACAACCGCGGTCTGACCGGACTCCTCCTCGAAGCCTGCGGCGCCGACTGGGACAGCGTGGAGTACGTCACCGACCGCAAGGGCCACGACCGCCGCTACTCCGTGGACTGGCGCAAGGCCCATGTCGAGCTCGGCTACAAGCCTCGGACGGACTTCGCCGAGGGCCTCGCGGAAACCGTCGCCTGGTACCGGGACAACCCCGGGGTATGGGGCCGGGCCGTCCGCCCCGACCCGACGACGGGAGCCGCGGCGTGCTGA
- a CDS encoding ferredoxin gives MDIAIDHDKCIGAGQCAFIAPEVFDQDDDGSALLLVDRPAAGQVSAVREAAESCPMSAISVAEDGERTA, from the coding sequence ATGGACATCGCGATCGATCACGACAAGTGCATCGGCGCCGGACAGTGCGCGTTCATCGCTCCCGAGGTCTTCGACCAGGACGACGACGGATCGGCCCTGCTGCTGGTCGACCGACCTGCGGCCGGACAGGTCTCCGCCGTGCGGGAGGCCGCCGAGTCCTGCCCGATGAGCGCCATCTCAGTGGCGGAGGACGGGGAGCGAACGGCCTGA